A genomic window from Triticum urartu cultivar G1812 chromosome 7, Tu2.1, whole genome shotgun sequence includes:
- the LOC125523571 gene encoding vegetative cell wall protein gp1-like, which yields MPRHAPAATSLTPPGAAPPLPASSTPLLQGSDRGQSTPPMPYADAGPPPHQPCLSTAFASSSPPRRPPSSPLPFPYGHHPETDAAPVIDHVDDDPSLPEPPGKPSL from the exons ATGCCCCGGCATGCCCCCGCCGCCACCTCGCTGACGCCGCCCGGCGCTGCCCCGCCGTTGCCCGCCTCCTCAACCCCCCTCCTGCAAGGATCCGATCGGGGGCAATCGACGCCCCCGATGCCCTACGCCGACGCCGGACCTCCCCCTCACCAACCCTGCCTGTCGACGGCGTTCGCCTCCTCGTCTCCTCCCCGAAGGCCTCCGTCGAGCCCGCTGCCTTTCCCCTACGGCCACC accccgagaccgatgctgcccctgtgatcgaccacgtcgacgacgacccctccttgccagagccaCCAGGCAAGCCCTCCCTTTGa